From Kineosporia succinea, the proteins below share one genomic window:
- a CDS encoding ABC transporter permease subunit: MSAQTALPAWAAPGATQDLKVNRPSMLTLTRIELRKMADTRAGRWLLIITAGLVALVIGAMAIWGDDDSTLLTYVQLAAFPITVFGPVLGIMTVTSEWSQRTALTTFTLVPQRGKVIAAKLLAALVLSVITMAVTLAVAAVATLFSGARDPWDVTAVVVAELVLFVAINFAIGVGFGLLFGNTPVAIVCFFALPIVFSLASMFSALQTPSEWLNPNATLEVLINAEGISGQEWAKVLATVALWMVAPLVIGAVRTVRREVK; the protein is encoded by the coding sequence ATGAGCGCCCAGACCGCCCTGCCCGCCTGGGCCGCGCCCGGCGCCACGCAAGACCTGAAGGTCAACCGCCCGAGCATGCTCACGCTCACCCGGATCGAGCTGCGCAAGATGGCCGACACCCGGGCCGGGCGCTGGCTGCTCATCATCACCGCGGGTCTGGTGGCCCTGGTGATCGGGGCGATGGCGATCTGGGGCGACGACGACAGCACCCTGCTGACCTACGTGCAGCTGGCCGCGTTCCCGATCACGGTCTTCGGGCCGGTGCTGGGGATCATGACGGTCACCAGCGAGTGGAGTCAGCGCACCGCCCTCACCACCTTCACCCTGGTGCCGCAGCGGGGCAAGGTGATCGCGGCGAAACTGCTGGCGGCGCTGGTGCTCTCGGTGATCACCATGGCCGTCACGCTGGCGGTGGCCGCCGTCGCCACGCTGTTCTCCGGTGCGCGCGACCCGTGGGACGTGACCGCGGTGGTCGTCGCCGAGCTGGTGCTCTTCGTGGCGATCAACTTCGCGATCGGCGTCGGGTTCGGCCTGCTGTTCGGCAACACCCCGGTGGCGATCGTCTGCTTCTTCGCCCTGCCGATCGTGTTCAGCCTGGCCTCGATGTTCTCGGCCCTGCAGACGCCGAGCGAGTGGCTCAACCCGAACGCGACGCTCGAGGTGCTCATCAACGCCGAGGGCATCAGCGGGCAGGAGTGGGCCAAGGTCCTGGCCACGGTGGCGCTCTGGATGGTCGCGCCCCTGGTGATCGGGGCCGTGCGCACGGTGCGGCGTGAGGTGAAGTAA
- a CDS encoding ATP-binding cassette domain-containing protein, which yields MIEIENVTKRYGSQTAVADVSFRCETGTVTGFLGPNGAGKSTTMRILAGLTPATSGRALIDGIPYRSLPNPGRAVGVLLDASAQHPGRTGREVLTLGSMLLGLPRERVVQVLDLVGLDKKAADKRVGNYSLGMRQRLGLAHSLLGNPSTLVLDEPANGLDPEGIFWMRGLLREFADRGGTVLLSSHLLHEVEAVADHLVVIGNGRIAADGSKKELLAGAGTLVRALDPQRLGQALAQQGVKVTPTADGALLVDAEALVVGQAAAASGTVLSELRPADGAGLEALFLQLTATATAAAPAGAVNNAPMEAVR from the coding sequence GTGATCGAGATCGAGAACGTGACGAAGAGATACGGCAGCCAGACGGCCGTCGCCGATGTCTCCTTCCGCTGTGAGACGGGCACCGTGACCGGCTTCCTCGGTCCGAACGGCGCCGGTAAGTCCACCACGATGCGGATCCTGGCCGGCCTCACCCCCGCGACCAGCGGGCGTGCACTGATCGATGGCATTCCCTACCGCAGCCTGCCCAACCCCGGGCGCGCGGTCGGTGTGCTGCTCGACGCCTCCGCACAGCACCCCGGCCGCACCGGCCGGGAGGTGCTCACCCTCGGTTCCATGCTGCTCGGCCTGCCCCGCGAGCGGGTCGTGCAGGTGCTCGACCTGGTCGGCCTCGACAAGAAGGCCGCCGACAAGCGGGTCGGCAACTACTCGCTCGGCATGCGCCAGCGCCTCGGCCTGGCGCACTCCCTGCTCGGCAACCCGTCCACGCTGGTGCTCGACGAGCCGGCCAACGGCCTCGACCCCGAGGGCATCTTCTGGATGCGCGGTCTGCTGCGGGAGTTCGCCGACCGGGGCGGCACGGTGCTGCTCTCGTCGCACCTGTTGCACGAGGTCGAGGCGGTGGCCGACCACCTGGTGGTGATCGGCAACGGCCGCATCGCCGCCGACGGCAGCAAGAAGGAACTGCTCGCCGGGGCGGGCACCCTGGTGCGGGCCCTCGACCCGCAGCGGCTGGGCCAGGCCCTGGCCCAGCAGGGCGTCAAGGTCACCCCGACCGCCGACGGCGCGCTGCTCGTCGACGCCGAGGCACTGGTGGTCGGTCAGGCCGCAGCCGCCTCCGGCACCGTGCTCAGCGAGCTGCGCCCGGCCGACGGGGCCGGGCTCGAGGCCCTCTTCCTGCAGCTCACCGCCACCGCGACGGCCGCCGCCCCGGCCGGAGCCGTCAACAACGCCCCGATGGAGGCCGTCCGATGA
- a CDS encoding sensor histidine kinase, producing MSLESPAMSGWLPGEMNRMTDAGGHRPRSGRDWAVDTLLFLLAGLMVVLLMVTAEPDRPPHPVLQGLDVALGVPCILLLWWRRRWPVRLAFLMAPLTAVSAIAGLPALALYFTVIVHRPLRHLLPLGLLNLAAGCLSLYVRPDLNGSSALGNLFINVLLISAVTAWALFTRARRQLVVSLRDRAERAESERNLLLEQARASERTRIAREMHDVLGHRISLITMHAGALEFRADKAGPEVAESAAVIRASAHQALQELREVIGVLRTHGDEDIPDRPQPTLGDIPDLVEESRRAGMNVSLELGAQAGGLIGRTVYRIVQEGLTNARKHAPHTAVRVTVTGAPGTGIDVTVVNRAPLAPPDEMPGAGQGLVGLAERVNLGQGRLEHGRTTTGDFRLRAWLPWPVDEDEAGARDV from the coding sequence GTGAGCCTCGAATCCCCCGCGATGTCCGGCTGGCTACCGGGCGAGATGAACAGAATGACGGACGCGGGTGGGCACCGCCCGCGGTCGGGTCGCGACTGGGCGGTCGACACCCTGTTGTTCCTGCTCGCGGGGCTCATGGTGGTCCTGCTCATGGTCACCGCCGAGCCCGACCGGCCCCCTCACCCGGTGCTGCAGGGGCTCGACGTGGCGCTCGGGGTCCCCTGCATCCTGCTGCTGTGGTGGCGCCGGCGGTGGCCGGTGCGGCTTGCCTTCCTGATGGCCCCGCTCACCGCGGTCTCGGCGATCGCGGGTCTGCCGGCCCTGGCCCTGTACTTCACCGTGATCGTGCACCGGCCGCTGCGGCACCTGCTGCCGCTGGGCCTGCTCAACCTGGCCGCCGGCTGCCTGAGCCTCTACGTCCGGCCCGATCTCAACGGCAGCAGCGCCCTCGGCAACCTGTTCATCAACGTGCTGCTGATCTCCGCGGTGACCGCCTGGGCCCTGTTCACCCGGGCCCGGCGCCAGCTGGTGGTCTCGCTGCGCGACCGGGCCGAACGGGCCGAGAGCGAGCGCAACCTGCTGCTCGAGCAGGCCCGGGCCTCCGAGCGCACCCGCATCGCCCGCGAGATGCACGACGTGCTCGGCCACCGGATCTCGCTGATCACCATGCACGCGGGCGCCCTGGAGTTCCGCGCCGACAAGGCCGGGCCCGAGGTGGCGGAGTCGGCGGCGGTCATCCGCGCCAGCGCGCACCAGGCCCTGCAGGAGCTGCGCGAGGTGATCGGCGTGCTGCGCACCCACGGCGACGAGGACATCCCCGACCGTCCGCAGCCCACGCTCGGCGACATCCCCGACCTGGTCGAGGAGTCCCGCCGGGCCGGCATGAACGTCTCGCTCGAGCTGGGGGCGCAGGCCGGGGGCCTGATCGGGCGCACGGTCTACCGCATCGTGCAGGAGGGCCTGACGAACGCCCGCAAGCACGCCCCGCACACCGCGGTCCGGGTCACGGTGACGGGCGCCCCCGGCACCGGCATCGACGTCACGGTGGTCAACCGCGCACCCCTGGCCCCGCCCGACGAGATGCCCGGGGCCGGGCAGGGTCTGGTCGGCCTGGCCGAGCGGGTGAATCTGGGGCAGGGGCGACTCGAGCACGGGCGCACCACCACCGGCGACTTCCGGCTCCGGGCCTGGTTGCCCTGGCCCGTGGACGAGGACGAGGCTGGGGCCCGTGACGTCTGA
- a CDS encoding response regulator transcription factor: MGPVTSDKTRVLIVDDDALVRAALRMMLSGSDEVEVAGEADDGSQVPAVVRETRPDVVLMDIRMPRVDGLAATEQLTREPGAPQVIVLTTFDADEYVLRALRAGASGFLLKDTPPADLVRGIRTVAAGDAMLSPAVTRQLIRHVGAPPTVPDHAKRRAAARTRLDPLSDREREVAVAVGQGRSNAEIGEELYMSVATVKAHVSRVMTKIGVSNRVQIAILAHDADLDPPTR, translated from the coding sequence CTGGGGCCCGTGACGTCTGACAAGACCCGGGTCCTGATCGTCGACGACGACGCGCTGGTGCGCGCGGCGCTGCGGATGATGCTGTCCGGCAGTGACGAGGTGGAGGTCGCCGGGGAGGCGGACGACGGTTCGCAGGTGCCGGCCGTGGTGCGCGAGACCCGGCCGGACGTGGTGCTGATGGACATCCGGATGCCGCGCGTCGACGGCCTGGCCGCCACCGAGCAGCTCACCCGCGAACCCGGTGCGCCGCAGGTGATCGTGCTGACCACGTTCGACGCCGACGAGTACGTGCTGCGCGCGCTGCGGGCCGGGGCCAGCGGGTTCCTGCTCAAGGACACCCCGCCCGCCGACCTGGTGCGGGGCATCCGCACGGTGGCCGCGGGCGACGCCATGCTCTCGCCCGCCGTGACCCGGCAGCTGATCCGGCACGTCGGCGCCCCGCCCACGGTGCCCGACCACGCCAAGCGCCGCGCGGCCGCCCGCACCCGTCTGGACCCGCTGAGCGACCGCGAGCGCGAGGTGGCCGTGGCGGTGGGGCAGGGCCGGTCGAACGCGGAGATCGGCGAGGAGCTCTACATGAGCGTCGCCACCGTGAAAGCTCATGTGTCCCGGGTGATGACGAAGATCGGGGTGTCGAACCGGGTGCAGATCGCGATCCTCGCCCACGACGCCGACCTGGACCCTCCGACCCGTTAG
- a CDS encoding N,N-dimethylformamidase beta subunit family domain-containing protein: protein MPSQRVLAVTALAALGGLAGLLSAGGSGSADDSQATSQVRGGLVSAAAAGTVGEENALPGTREWRITAAQGRASGLAAYAGATTASPGDKVPLFLKGEGPVQATAYRLGWYAGAGARQVQQAVYQATPQTGAPASWTSTATVDTTGWPEGAYLIRLDLGAASRYVPLTVTTGRNGVAGRVVVVTSPMTWAATGRATSAQQGGKVTLNRPYLTGDGSGGLLAEAGLIAQIERTGTDVVYLTDADLATAPELADGATALLVDGDSRYWTARMRNAVNDAVEGGTNLAFFGAGSAQTNVVLQGADGRTFTVAALATASSTRLTGSAATCTAAEPTGLRVTDPSWWGFRGTSADNGEVLPQLVSGRLDRLNESQGATVVASADLDCGATQATSYLEKDSGAGIFTAGTQAWACTISNACTDASGRRIQVDARSQQVAVMVTRNVVQTFATAKAARNLP, encoded by the coding sequence GTGCCGTCCCAGCGTGTTCTCGCCGTGACCGCCCTCGCCGCTCTCGGTGGCCTGGCCGGGTTGCTCAGTGCGGGTGGATCCGGCTCCGCCGACGACTCGCAGGCCACCTCCCAGGTGCGCGGCGGGCTGGTGAGCGCGGCCGCTGCGGGCACCGTCGGCGAGGAGAACGCCCTCCCCGGCACCCGCGAGTGGCGCATCACCGCCGCCCAGGGGCGCGCCTCCGGACTGGCCGCGTACGCCGGAGCGACCACCGCGTCCCCCGGTGACAAGGTTCCCCTCTTCCTGAAGGGCGAGGGGCCGGTGCAGGCCACCGCCTACCGCCTCGGCTGGTACGCCGGAGCCGGTGCGCGTCAGGTGCAGCAGGCCGTCTACCAGGCCACCCCGCAGACCGGCGCTCCCGCGTCATGGACCTCGACCGCCACCGTCGACACCACCGGCTGGCCCGAGGGGGCCTACCTGATCCGTCTCGACCTGGGCGCGGCCAGCCGCTACGTGCCGCTGACGGTCACCACCGGGCGCAACGGTGTGGCCGGCCGGGTGGTCGTCGTGACCTCCCCGATGACCTGGGCCGCGACCGGCCGGGCGACCTCCGCACAGCAGGGCGGCAAGGTCACGCTGAACCGCCCGTACCTCACCGGCGACGGCAGCGGCGGGCTGCTCGCCGAGGCCGGGCTGATCGCCCAGATCGAGCGCACCGGAACGGATGTCGTGTACCTGACCGACGCCGACCTGGCCACCGCCCCGGAGCTCGCCGACGGCGCCACCGCGCTGCTGGTCGACGGCGACAGCCGCTACTGGACCGCCCGCATGCGCAACGCGGTGAACGACGCCGTCGAGGGCGGTACCAACCTGGCGTTCTTCGGAGCCGGGTCGGCCCAGACCAACGTCGTCCTGCAGGGCGCCGACGGGCGCACGTTCACCGTCGCCGCCCTGGCGACCGCGTCGTCCACCCGCCTCACCGGCTCGGCCGCCACCTGCACCGCCGCCGAGCCCACCGGCCTGCGCGTGACCGACCCGTCGTGGTGGGGCTTCCGGGGCACCTCGGCCGACAACGGTGAGGTGCTGCCGCAGCTGGTCTCCGGGCGGCTCGACCGGCTCAACGAGTCGCAGGGCGCCACCGTGGTCGCCTCGGCCGACCTCGACTGCGGCGCCACCCAGGCCACCAGCTACCTCGAGAAGGACTCCGGCGCCGGGATCTTCACCGCCGGCACCCAGGCCTGGGCGTGCACGATCAGCAACGCCTGCACCGACGCGTCCGGCCGCCGCATCCAGGTCGACGCCCGCTCGCAGCAGGTCGCGGTCATGGTCACGCGCAACGTCGTGCAGACCTTCGCGACCGCCAAGGCCGCGCGCAACCTGCCCTGA
- a CDS encoding acyl-CoA desaturase, with the protein MTAGEIEGTAGRKPRRAQLPLTYGRKSSTEIAFLWFFVTAPLLAVAAAIPVAWIGGWLGWTDVVLFVVMYLFTGLGVTVGFHRYLTHGAFKAKRPMRILLTVAGTMAIEGAPIRWVADHRRHHQFSDEENDPHSPWRFGESVPALAKGMLWAHMGWLFTRENSNSRRFAPDLVADRDIRFIQRNFVAFLLLSLFGPAVVGGLVTQSWHGFVTAYFWAGLVRVGLIHHVTWSVNSVCHVLGERPFRTTLKDRASNVWLLAIPSFGESWHNLHHADPTCARHGVDPGQIDISARLIWLFEKAGWVWDVKWPKEKRIDAKRVVTQ; encoded by the coding sequence ATGACCGCCGGCGAGATCGAGGGAACAGCGGGGCGGAAACCCCGCCGCGCGCAGCTCCCCCTGACCTACGGACGCAAGAGCAGCACCGAGATCGCCTTCCTCTGGTTCTTCGTCACCGCGCCCCTCCTGGCCGTGGCCGCCGCGATTCCGGTGGCCTGGATCGGCGGCTGGCTGGGCTGGACCGACGTCGTGCTGTTCGTGGTGATGTACCTGTTCACCGGGCTCGGAGTGACGGTCGGCTTCCACCGCTACCTGACCCACGGCGCGTTCAAGGCCAAGCGCCCGATGCGGATCCTGCTCACGGTCGCGGGCACGATGGCGATCGAGGGTGCGCCGATCCGCTGGGTCGCCGACCACCGCCGTCACCACCAGTTCTCCGACGAGGAGAACGACCCGCACTCCCCCTGGCGTTTCGGCGAGAGCGTGCCGGCCCTGGCCAAGGGCATGCTCTGGGCGCACATGGGCTGGCTGTTCACGCGGGAGAACTCGAACTCCCGGCGGTTCGCCCCCGACCTGGTGGCCGATCGCGACATCCGTTTCATCCAGCGCAATTTCGTGGCCTTCCTGCTGCTCAGCCTGTTCGGCCCGGCGGTCGTGGGCGGGCTGGTGACGCAGTCGTGGCACGGTTTCGTCACCGCGTACTTCTGGGCCGGGCTGGTGCGCGTGGGCCTGATCCACCACGTCACCTGGTCGGTGAACTCGGTCTGCCACGTGCTGGGCGAGCGCCCGTTCCGCACCACGCTGAAGGACCGCGCCTCGAACGTCTGGCTGCTGGCGATCCCGAGCTTCGGCGAGTCGTGGCACAACCTGCACCACGCCGACCCGACCTGTGCGCGGCACGGGGTCGACCCCGGCCAGATCGACATCTCGGCCCGGCTCATCTGGCTGTTCGAGAAGGCCGGGTGGGTCTGGGACGTGAAGTGGCCCAAGGAGAAGCGGATCGACGCCAAGCGCGTGGTGACTCAGTAG
- the serS gene encoding serine--tRNA ligase, whose product MHDPRALLDPGTEAVRRLARRGYDLDTAALEELLSTRNAGIKTADDLRAESKKAAAEVGRTAKAGGDVTALKERARELKDQIKAAEESAEAAAADLRDLMLSIPNLPLDRLPDGFSDEDATEVRRWGTPPQFDFTPLDHVELGERTGILDFARATKLSGPRFRVARGAGAALERGLASFFLDVHTREHGYTEFSVPHLVMPSALEGTGQLPKFEEDLFRTQAGTRDLYLIPTAEVPLTNLHADEIVEPGELPLAYTAWTPCFRSEAGSYGRDTRGLIRLHEFEKVEMVRIVAASQSQNELEKLVGHAETVLQRLGLAHRTILLAAGDTGFGSQSTYDVEVWLPGQDTYREISSCSDCGQFQARRANIRTRTEDGKREFVATLNGSGLPIGRTMAAVLENGQQADGSIVIPEVLAKYTGFSTIHADGKTD is encoded by the coding sequence ATGCACGACCCGCGCGCCCTGCTCGACCCGGGAACCGAGGCGGTCCGCCGTCTCGCCCGCCGGGGGTACGACCTCGACACGGCTGCCCTGGAAGAGCTGCTGTCCACCCGCAACGCCGGCATCAAGACCGCCGACGACCTGCGCGCGGAGTCCAAGAAGGCGGCCGCGGAGGTGGGAAGGACCGCCAAGGCCGGCGGTGACGTCACCGCGCTGAAAGAGCGCGCCCGCGAGCTGAAAGACCAGATCAAGGCGGCGGAGGAGAGCGCCGAGGCGGCGGCCGCGGATCTGCGCGACCTGATGCTGAGCATCCCCAACCTGCCGCTCGACCGGCTGCCCGACGGCTTCAGCGACGAAGACGCCACCGAGGTGCGCCGCTGGGGCACGCCGCCGCAGTTCGACTTCACCCCGCTCGACCACGTCGAGCTGGGCGAGCGCACCGGCATCCTCGACTTCGCCCGCGCCACCAAGCTCTCGGGACCGCGCTTCCGCGTGGCCCGCGGTGCCGGTGCGGCCCTCGAGCGTGGCCTGGCCTCGTTCTTCCTCGACGTGCACACCCGTGAGCACGGCTACACCGAGTTCTCGGTGCCGCACCTGGTCATGCCGAGCGCGCTCGAGGGCACCGGGCAGCTGCCCAAGTTCGAGGAAGACCTGTTCCGCACCCAGGCCGGCACCCGTGACCTCTACCTGATCCCGACGGCCGAGGTCCCGCTCACCAACCTGCACGCCGACGAGATCGTCGAGCCCGGTGAGCTGCCGCTGGCCTACACCGCGTGGACGCCCTGCTTCCGCTCGGAAGCCGGTTCGTACGGCCGGGACACGCGCGGCCTGATCCGGCTGCACGAGTTCGAGAAGGTCGAGATGGTCCGCATCGTCGCGGCCTCGCAGTCGCAGAACGAGCTGGAGAAGCTGGTCGGCCACGCCGAGACGGTTCTGCAGCGCCTGGGCCTGGCCCACCGCACCATCCTGCTGGCCGCCGGGGACACCGGTTTCGGCAGCCAGAGCACCTACGACGTGGAGGTCTGGCTGCCCGGCCAGGACACCTACCGCGAGATCTCGAGCTGCTCGGACTGCGGCCAGTTCCAGGCGCGGCGTGCGAACATCCGCACCCGCACCGAAGACGGCAAGCGCGAGTTCGTGGCCACGCTCAACGGGTCGGGCCTGCCGATCGGGCGCACGATGGCCGCGGTGCTCGAGAACGGCCAGCAGGCCGACGGGTCGATCGTGATCCCCGAGGTGCTCGCCAAGTACACCGGTTTCAGCACGATCCACGCCGACGGCAAGACCGACTGA
- a CDS encoding D-hexose-6-phosphate mutarotase, with protein sequence MAIDPCTSQTLTSPDGAELVVCAHGGHVLGWTPAGGEPRLWLSPTAECGPGLAIRGGVPVIFPQFAGRGPLPKHGVARNRAWSVVESGAGTWTAKLTDDENTRDIWPYAFELELTARAAGQTLDLALTARNTDDRPWSFTAALHSYFTVGDPATTVGGLGGLTASDNADGSQQQLDESLLALGTRDIAVEGAGGPVTLDDSRLGRLVVTANGFPDRVVWNPGAGHGLGDVPPGGESGFVCIEPALLEPVELAPGSAWTGTVRLDTGKR encoded by the coding sequence ATGGCGATCGACCCCTGCACCTCCCAGACCCTGACCAGCCCGGACGGCGCCGAACTCGTGGTCTGCGCACACGGCGGGCACGTGCTCGGCTGGACCCCGGCGGGCGGCGAGCCCCGGCTCTGGCTGAGCCCCACCGCCGAGTGCGGTCCGGGCCTGGCCATCCGCGGCGGCGTGCCGGTGATCTTCCCGCAGTTCGCCGGCCGGGGCCCGCTGCCCAAGCACGGCGTGGCCCGCAACCGCGCCTGGAGCGTCGTCGAGTCCGGCGCCGGCACCTGGACCGCGAAGCTGACGGACGACGAGAACACCCGTGACATCTGGCCTTACGCGTTCGAGCTGGAGCTGACGGCCCGCGCCGCCGGCCAGACCCTCGACCTGGCCCTGACCGCACGCAACACCGATGACCGCCCGTGGAGCTTCACCGCCGCCCTGCACAGTTATTTCACCGTGGGTGATCCCGCCACGACGGTCGGTGGACTCGGCGGCCTGACCGCCTCGGACAACGCGGACGGCTCGCAGCAGCAGCTGGACGAGTCCCTGCTCGCGCTCGGCACCCGCGACATCGCCGTCGAGGGGGCCGGCGGCCCGGTCACCCTCGACGATTCCCGGCTCGGCCGATTGGTGGTCACGGCCAACGGCTTTCCTGACCGCGTGGTCTGGAACCCGGGAGCCGGCCACGGACTCGGCGACGTGCCCCCCGGAGGCGAGAGCGGCTTCGTCTGCATCGAGCCGGCGCTGCTCGAACCGGTGGAGCTGGCGCCCGGGTCGGCCTGGACGGGCACCGTGCGGCTCGATACGGGCAAGCGCTGA
- a CDS encoding HNH endonuclease, with translation MRTLVLNAGYEPLAVVSFRRAIVLVLAGKAAVVENGPHPVVSEMLTVDRPSVIVLSRYVKVPHGRVIPVSRRGVLRRDEHRCAYCNAHGSTIDHVLPRSRGGQDTWENLVACCIRCNNVKGNRTPEEMGWTLSVRPRAPRGPAWVVRGADVREPSWEEYLGAAAA, from the coding sequence ATGCGCACCCTCGTTCTGAACGCCGGCTACGAACCATTGGCCGTCGTCTCCTTCCGCCGGGCCATCGTGCTCGTCCTCGCGGGCAAGGCCGCCGTGGTCGAGAACGGCCCTCATCCCGTGGTCAGCGAGATGCTGACGGTCGACCGGCCGTCGGTCATCGTGCTGTCCCGCTACGTCAAGGTGCCGCACGGCCGGGTCATCCCGGTGAGCAGACGTGGGGTGCTGCGTCGAGACGAGCACCGCTGCGCCTACTGCAACGCCCACGGCTCGACGATCGACCACGTGCTGCCGCGGAGCCGGGGCGGTCAGGACACCTGGGAGAACCTGGTGGCGTGCTGTATTCGCTGCAACAACGTGAAGGGCAACCGCACGCCGGAGGAGATGGGGTGGACGCTCTCGGTGCGCCCGCGGGCCCCGCGCGGTCCGGCCTGGGTGGTGCGGGGGGCGGACGTGCGGGAGCCCTCGTGGGAGGAGTACCTGGGAGCGGCGGCGGCCTAG
- a CDS encoding C40 family peptidase, with protein sequence MSVLGRGGAVIAMSGGLVATMGMSSQAATRTATGAEAAAPATAPISVQPAVAFSGSLAAPVGTQTSSASLTAPVAATVSFESSDFTAVPNKVVISAQNGESSTGTSVSSSFGSARGASVLAVAARYIGVTYRYGGVSPLAWDCSGATKYIFGQVGIELPRTANQQMLSSTRISRSEAVPGDLVFFTSGGSAYHVGIYAGGNMMYDAGRTGTSFSKRAIWTSAVTFGRVSA encoded by the coding sequence ATGTCCGTCCTGGGTCGGGGTGGCGCGGTGATCGCCATGTCGGGTGGGCTGGTCGCCACGATGGGGATGTCTTCCCAGGCCGCCACCCGCACCGCCACCGGCGCCGAGGCGGCTGCTCCGGCCACCGCCCCGATCTCCGTGCAGCCGGCTGTCGCGTTCTCCGGGAGCCTCGCGGCGCCCGTCGGTACGCAGACTTCCTCGGCGTCGCTCACGGCACCCGTCGCCGCCACGGTATCGTTCGAAAGCAGCGACTTCACCGCTGTTCCGAACAAGGTCGTTATCTCCGCCCAAAACGGAGAGTCGTCGACGGGTACGAGCGTGTCCAGTTCATTCGGCAGTGCGCGGGGAGCCTCCGTGCTCGCTGTTGCTGCCCGCTACATCGGTGTCACCTATCGCTACGGTGGCGTGAGTCCCCTCGCCTGGGACTGCTCGGGCGCCACCAAGTACATCTTCGGCCAGGTCGGCATCGAGCTGCCGCGCACGGCCAACCAGCAGATGCTGAGCTCCACCCGCATCTCCCGGTCCGAGGCCGTGCCGGGCGACCTGGTGTTCTTCACGTCCGGCGGCAGTGCCTACCACGTGGGCATCTACGCCGGCGGCAACATGATGTACGACGCCGGCCGCACCGGCACGTCGTTCAGCAAGCGGGCGATCTGGACCAGTGCCGTCACCTTCGGCCGGGTGTCCGCCTGA
- a CDS encoding metal-dependent transcriptional regulator, protein MSDLIDTTEMYLRTIFELEEEGVVPLRARIAERLGHSGPTVSQTVARMERDGLLHVSGDRHLELTEIGRAKATRVMRKHRLAERLLLDVIGLEWELVHDEACRWEHVMSDHVEQKLLKMLAGPMESPYGNPIPGLEELGGPEAAPNAFREGVLSLPDAVASADSPNELLVRRLGERLQIDTQLMKQLQGAGMVPGSRVQAQRTPTGYMVNVVKLPEMRSAESDAGVALPADVARHVFVEAV, encoded by the coding sequence GTGAGCGACCTCATTGACACCACCGAGATGTACCTGAGAACGATTTTCGAGCTCGAGGAAGAGGGCGTCGTCCCGCTGCGGGCCCGGATCGCGGAACGTCTCGGTCACTCGGGGCCCACCGTGTCCCAGACCGTCGCACGCATGGAGCGTGACGGGCTGCTGCACGTCTCCGGCGACCGCCACCTCGAACTGACCGAGATCGGCCGGGCCAAGGCCACCCGGGTCATGCGCAAGCACCGCCTCGCCGAGCGTCTCCTGCTCGACGTGATCGGCCTGGAGTGGGAGCTCGTGCACGACGAGGCCTGCCGCTGGGAACACGTGATGAGCGACCACGTCGAACAGAAGCTGCTCAAGATGCTGGCCGGCCCGATGGAGAGCCCCTACGGCAACCCGATCCCCGGGCTCGAGGAGCTCGGTGGCCCGGAGGCCGCGCCCAACGCCTTCCGCGAGGGCGTGCTCAGCCTGCCCGACGCGGTGGCCTCGGCCGACAGCCCGAACGAGCTCCTGGTGCGCCGCCTCGGCGAGCGTCTTCAGATCGACACCCAGCTGATGAAGCAGCTGCAGGGCGCCGGCATGGTGCCCGGCTCGCGGGTGCAGGCGCAGCGCACGCCCACCGGCTACATGGTCAACGTGGTGAAGCTGCCCGAGATGCGCTCGGCCGAGTCCGACGCCGGGGTGGCGCTGCCGGCCGACGTGGCGCGTCACGTCTTCGTCGAGGCCGTCTGA